In Bacteroidota bacterium, a single genomic region encodes these proteins:
- a CDS encoding HD domain-containing protein, translating to MKDIQTDISSYLAGNEIFSLVSDLSDKSQTDVYVVGGFVRDQFLHRPSKDIDFVVVGDGIEFAKLFVKSIGHKADLNIFKTFGTANIKFKGYEIEFVGARKESYQLNSRNPIVSKGSFEDDLNRRDFTINAMAISMRKQDFGSLVDLFSGLNDLNSCILRTPLHPDKTFIDDPLRMMRAARFASQLGFSLHPDTFDSICKNADRLQIITQERITDELNKIMCSPIPSIGFKLLHDTHLLDYILPELLDLKGAETIDNISHKDNFYHTLQVLDNISEVTDNLWLRWASLLHDIGKPATKKFDNKVGWSFHGHEVVGSRMVPQVFKKLKLPMNEKMRYVRKMVYLHLRPVALTKEEVTDSAIRRLIVESGDDINDLLVLCKADVTSKNQEKVKTFLRRFDNVKIKIEEVTEKDELRNWKNPIAGETIMKALKLKPSRLVGEIKDEIKEAIMEGVIGNNYSEAFALLLKIAKEKGLEVDLNENKAN from the coding sequence TTGAAAGATATTCAAACCGATATCAGTAGTTATCTAGCTGGTAATGAAATATTCAGCTTAGTATCTGATTTATCCGATAAGTCCCAAACAGATGTTTATGTTGTTGGTGGTTTTGTCAGAGATCAGTTTCTTCATCGTCCATCAAAAGATATCGATTTTGTTGTTGTTGGAGATGGTATTGAATTCGCAAAACTATTTGTTAAGTCGATTGGTCATAAAGCTGATTTGAATATTTTCAAAACTTTTGGTACCGCAAACATCAAATTCAAAGGTTATGAAATTGAGTTTGTTGGTGCTCGCAAAGAGTCTTATCAGCTTAATTCCAGAAATCCAATTGTCAGTAAGGGTAGTTTCGAAGATGATTTGAATCGCAGAGATTTTACAATTAATGCGATGGCAATTAGTATGAGAAAGCAGGATTTTGGATCCTTAGTTGATCTTTTTTCTGGTTTGAATGACCTAAACAGTTGTATTCTACGCACTCCATTACATCCTGATAAAACATTTATTGACGATCCTTTGAGAATGATGCGTGCAGCTCGATTTGCTTCTCAACTTGGATTTAGCCTGCATCCTGATACTTTCGATTCGATATGCAAAAATGCAGATCGTTTGCAAATAATCACACAGGAAAGAATTACAGATGAATTGAATAAGATCATGTGCTCACCAATACCTTCAATTGGATTTAAATTATTACATGATACTCACTTATTAGATTATATTCTTCCTGAATTGTTGGATTTGAAAGGAGCAGAAACCATTGATAATATCTCACACAAAGACAATTTTTATCATACGCTGCAAGTACTGGATAATATTTCTGAAGTTACTGATAATCTGTGGTTGCGTTGGGCATCACTTTTACACGATATTGGCAAACCTGCTACCAAAAAATTTGATAATAAAGTAGGCTGGTCCTTTCATGGGCATGAAGTAGTTGGATCGAGGATGGTTCCTCAGGTTTTTAAAAAGTTGAAGCTTCCAATGAATGAGAAAATGCGGTATGTAAGAAAAATGGTTTATCTGCATTTACGTCCTGTAGCTCTCACAAAAGAAGAAGTTACTGATTCAGCCATCAGACGATTAATAGTAGAGTCAGGTGATGATATAAATGACCTACTGGTACTTTGTAAAGCAGATGTGACTTCAAAAAATCAAGAAAAAGTAAAAACTTTCTTGAGACGTTTTGATAATGTAAAAATCAAAATAGAAGAGGTCACTGAAAAGGATGAATTGAGAAATTGGAAGAATCCAATTGCTGGTGAAACCATCATGAAAGCATTAAAATTAAAGCCTTCCCGATTAGTTGGTGAAATAAAAGATGAAATAAAAGAAGCCATTATGGAAGGGGTAATTGGAAATAATTATTCAGAAGCTTTTGCATTATTACTGAAAATTGCAAAAGAAAAAGGTCTTGAAGTTGATTTAAATGAAAACAAGGCTAATTAA
- the miaA gene encoding tRNA (adenosine(37)-N6)-dimethylallyltransferase MiaA: MSKIVVIQGPTACGKTTLAISLALKFGAEIISADSRQFYHELNIGTAKPSDTELAQVKHHFVGFESILNPVDVSAFEQVALKTISQLLKAGKLPFLVGGSGLFIDTVTKGINHIPEVDSSIRQELDLRMENEGLAILSDELKQLDIFTYNKIDIHNPRRVIRALEVCIGTGKAFSYYTNQQLPKRDFESVKIGIEVPIEVLYKRIEDRCDQMFDNGLVNEVESLIEFRELTSLKTIGYTEFFDYFDHKYSLDEAIAKFKQHSRNYAKRQMTWLRRDKEIVWFQANEIQKMEEFIRSSLN, from the coding sequence ATGTCCAAAATTGTAGTCATTCAAGGCCCTACAGCATGTGGAAAAACTACTCTAGCTATCTCCCTTGCATTAAAGTTTGGTGCTGAAATTATTTCGGCCGATTCTCGGCAATTTTACCATGAACTAAATATAGGAACAGCAAAACCCTCAGATACAGAGTTAGCTCAAGTAAAGCATCACTTTGTTGGTTTCGAATCGATATTGAATCCTGTAGATGTTTCTGCATTTGAGCAAGTTGCTTTAAAAACAATAAGCCAGTTATTGAAAGCTGGTAAATTGCCATTTCTAGTAGGTGGTTCAGGATTATTTATTGATACAGTTACCAAAGGAATAAACCATATTCCTGAAGTTGATAGCTCCATTAGACAAGAATTGGACTTACGCATGGAAAATGAAGGACTTGCCATTTTGTCTGACGAATTGAAACAGCTGGATATCTTCACTTACAACAAAATAGATATACATAATCCCAGGCGAGTAATTCGAGCTTTAGAAGTATGCATAGGAACTGGAAAAGCTTTTTCTTATTATACAAATCAACAGTTACCAAAACGTGATTTTGAATCTGTTAAAATAGGCATCGAAGTTCCAATCGAAGTTTTATACAAGCGTATAGAAGACCGATGCGATCAAATGTTTGACAATGGATTAGTAAATGAAGTAGAAAGTTTGATTGAATTTCGTGAGCTGACTTCCTTGAAGACCATTGGCTATACTGAATTTTTTGATTATTTTGATCACAAATATTCACTTGATGAGGCCATTGCTAAGTTTAAGCAGCATAGCAGGAATTATGCAAAACGACAAATGACTTGGTTAAGAAGAGACAAAGAGATTGTTTGGTTTCAGGCTAATGAAATTCAAAAGATGGAAGAATTTATTCGATCTTCATTGAATTAA
- a CDS encoding NADPH-dependent oxidoreductase, which translates to MIDAIFNHKSIRKYKNTPIDASTLNTVLEAASRASTTGNMQVYSIVVSKSQEIRDELLGCHFNQAMVSEAPVVLTFCADINRFNKWCKLSKAEPGYDNFLFFFTAAIDALLAAQNACIAAEDQGLGICYLGTTIYLADKIIDVLNLPKGVVPITTVVVGYPDENPGLTDRLPLEAIVHEDTYQDYSDETIKSLFEEKENMNFYKEIVKENDVETLAQVFTDKRYKKTDNLHFSKAFLEVITKQGFMNND; encoded by the coding sequence ATGATTGATGCCATTTTTAATCATAAAAGTATACGTAAGTATAAAAATACGCCAATTGATGCCTCGACATTAAACACTGTTTTGGAGGCTGCAAGCAGAGCGTCTACTACCGGTAATATGCAGGTGTATAGTATTGTAGTTTCAAAATCTCAAGAAATACGAGATGAACTATTAGGTTGCCATTTTAATCAGGCTATGGTCAGTGAGGCACCTGTTGTATTAACCTTTTGTGCAGATATAAATCGTTTCAACAAATGGTGTAAGTTAAGTAAGGCTGAGCCTGGTTATGATAACTTTCTGTTTTTCTTTACTGCAGCCATCGATGCTTTATTAGCAGCTCAAAATGCTTGTATTGCTGCTGAGGATCAAGGATTGGGGATATGTTATTTAGGAACTACTATCTATTTAGCTGATAAAATAATTGATGTTCTTAACCTGCCTAAAGGTGTTGTACCTATTACTACAGTGGTTGTTGGCTATCCGGATGAAAATCCAGGTTTAACAGATCGCTTACCTTTAGAAGCCATTGTTCATGAAGATACCTATCAGGATTATTCAGATGAAACAATCAAATCTCTTTTTGAAGAGAAGGAGAACATGAACTTTTACAAAGAAATTGTGAAAGAAAATGATGTTGAAACATTAGCCCAGGTTTTTACAGATAAACGCTACAAAAAAACAGATAATCTCCATTTTTCAAA